In Chanodichthys erythropterus isolate Z2021 chromosome 7, ASM2448905v1, whole genome shotgun sequence, a genomic segment contains:
- the lrrc4.2 gene encoding leucine-rich repeat-containing protein 4.2 produces the protein MSLLWQVTVHRAWNAALLCAVYLMVRSWSVCATPSGPLTCPAVCSCGNQFVKVVCTRRGLVRVPPGIPATTRHLNLMENSIETIEAGTFQHLRHLEVLQLGRNSIRQIEVGAFSGLNSLNTLELFDNRLTVIPSGAFEYLSKLRELWLRNNPIESIPSYAFNRVPSLMRLDLGELKKLEYISEGAFEGLYNLKYLNLGMCNLREMPVLTPLVGLEELEMSENYFPEIKPGSFRGLKSLKKLWIMNSRITTIERNAFDDVTALVELNLAHNNLSSLPHDLFAPLSYLVELHLHHNPWRCDCDVVWLAWWLREYIPTNSTCCGRCHTPAYLRGRYLVEVDQSTFQCSAPFILDAPRDLNISAERVAELKCRTAPMSSVRWLLPNGTVLTHGSNHPRISVLNDGTLNFSNVLPADTGVYTCMVTNMAGNSNASAYLNVTAAELNTSNLSYFTTVTVEEVEPTSQEVIKPKTVTASPSVFQPVFISTPTVLLQTPRQVSVPTVRGTTRPPASLDEVMKTTKIIIGCFVAVTLLAAVMLIAFYKLRKRHQQRSTVAAARTIEVIQMEENVPTTHAGTSTPVESGMMLPSLRDQNSTYKPSYSSYRPAHSAPWAENNIGNSLHRPRPISTIAEPYLIKTHTKEKVQETQI, from the coding sequence ATGAGTCTCTTGTGGCAGGTAACTGTGCACCGTGCCTGGAACGCAGCCCTGCTCTGTGCAGTCTACCTCATGGTGCGATCGTGGAGTGTTTGCGCCACCCCCTCCGGACCACTGACCTGCCCTGCTGTTTGCTCCTGTGGTAACCAGTTCGTTAAGGTGGTGTGCACCAGGCGCGGCCTGGTTCGAGTGCCCCCTGGCATCCCCGCCACCACACGCCATTTAAACCTGATGGAGAACAGCATAGAGACAATTGAAGCTGGCACCTTTCAACACCTCCGACACCTGGAGGTACTGCAACTGGGTAGGAACTCTATTCGGCAGATCGAGGTGGGGGCCTTCAGCGGCCTCAACAGCCTCAACACACTGGAGCTGTTCGACAACCGATTGACGGTGATCCCAAGTGGCGCTTTTGAGTACTTGTCTAAACTGCGGGAATTATGGCTCAGGAACAACCCTATCGAAAGCATACCTTCCTACGCATTTAACCGCGTTCCCTCTTTAATGCGTCTGGATCTGGGAGAGTTAAAGAAGCTGGAGTATATTTCTGAGGGTGCTTTTGAGGGATTATACAACTTGAAATACTTAAACCTTGGAATGTGTAACCTGCGGGAGATGCCAGTCCTGACCCCTTTGGTGGGGCTGGAGGAGCTAGAAATGTCTGAGAACTACTTTCCAGAGATAAAACCTGGATCGTTCAGGGGTTTGAAATCCCTGAAAAAGCTGTGGATTATGAACTCTCGGATCACCACTATAGAGAGAAATGCATTTGATGATGTCACGGCCTTGGTTGAGCTCAATCTGGCCCATAATAACCTTAGCTCTTTGCCCCATGACCTTTTTGCGCCCTTGAGTTACCTGGTGGAGCTCCATTTGCACCACAACCCTTGGCGGTGTGACTGTGATGTTGTGTGGTTGGCTTGGTGGCTGAGGGAGTACATTCCCACTAATTCCACCTGTTGTGGCCGCTGCCACACCCCTGCTTACCTACGTGGACGCTACCTGGTGGAGGTGGACCAGAGCACATTCCAATGCTCAGCACCTTTCATACTGGATGCCCCAAGGGATCTTAACATCTCTGCTGAACGCGTAGCTGAGCTAAAATGTCGCACGGCCCCTATGTCATCAGTTAGATGGCTCCTGCCTAATGGAACAGTTTTGACCCATGGCTCTAATCACCCACGAATATCAGTGCTCAATGATGGGACACTAAACTTCTCCAATGTGCTGCCAGCAGATACAGGTGTGTACACCTGCATGGTGACCAACATGGCTGGCAACTCTAATGCTTCGGCCTACCTGAATGTGACTGCGGCTGAGCTCAACACTTCTAACCTAAGTTACTTCACTACGGTGACAGTGGAGGAAGTAGAGCCCACCTCACAGGAAGTGATCAAGCCAAAGACGGTAACCGCCTCCCCCTCCGTCTTTCAGCCAGTTTTTATCTCTACACCGACCGTTTTACTTCAAACACCTCGACAGGTCTCTGTGCCGACTGTACGTGGAACAACACGCCCACCTGCCAGTCTTGACGAGGTCATGAAGACAACCAAGATCATCATAGGCTGCTTTGTGGCAGTCACATTGCTCGCTGCCGTTATGCTCATTGCTTTCTACAAGCTGCGTAAACGGCACCAGCAAAGGAGCACAGTAGCAGCTGCTAGGACTATAGAGGTCATTCAGATGGAGGAGAATGTTCCTACCACCCATGCAGGGACAAGTACACCAGTTGAAAGTGGGATGATGTTACCTAGCCTGAGAGATCAAAACAGCACCTACAAACCCAGCTACAGCTCCTACAGACCAGCACACTCTGCTCCTTGGGCAGAGAACAACATCGGGAACTCCCTGCACCGCCCCCGCCCCATCAGCACCATCGCTGAACCCTACCTGATCAAAACTCACACAAAGGAGAAGGTACAGGAAACACAGATATAA